A genomic window from Streptomyces broussonetiae includes:
- a CDS encoding glutamate--cysteine ligase — MRTVGVEEELLLVDPDTGEPKALSAAVLTRAVHDDPGQEVFQAELFGQMLEVATHPHTGMAELGAEIVRSRKEAARLAGEAGGAVAALATCPLPVTGSLTQQERYRWMAGQFGIGTQDQLVCGCHAHVSVASDEEGVAVLDRMRPWLPVLRALSANSPFWQGRDTGYASFRSRLWARCPSAGPTELFGSAGRYHEQVSRMLASGAVLDKGMVYFDARLSAKYPTVEIRVADVCLRAETTVLVAALARALVETAARDWRAGRPAAGHSVSLLRLAAWHAARFGLNGDLLDPATMRPRPAPEVARALLEHTREALADSGDAALAEEALAALLRRGTGAREQLGMLDRTGSLREVVTECVRRTQG; from the coding sequence GTGCGCACTGTCGGTGTGGAGGAGGAACTCCTGCTGGTCGACCCGGACACCGGTGAGCCGAAGGCGCTGTCGGCCGCCGTCCTCACCCGGGCCGTCCATGACGATCCCGGGCAGGAGGTGTTCCAGGCGGAGCTGTTCGGGCAGATGCTGGAGGTGGCCACGCATCCGCACACGGGCATGGCGGAGCTGGGCGCCGAGATCGTGCGCTCCCGCAAGGAGGCGGCCCGGCTCGCCGGCGAGGCGGGTGGCGCGGTCGCCGCGCTGGCCACCTGCCCGCTGCCGGTCACCGGCTCGCTCACCCAGCAGGAGCGCTACCGCTGGATGGCCGGGCAGTTCGGCATCGGCACCCAGGACCAGCTGGTCTGTGGCTGTCATGCCCATGTGTCCGTGGCGTCCGACGAGGAGGGCGTCGCCGTTTTGGACCGGATGCGGCCATGGCTTCCGGTGCTCCGCGCGCTCAGCGCCAACTCACCGTTCTGGCAGGGCCGGGACACCGGCTACGCCAGTTTCCGCAGCCGGTTGTGGGCCCGCTGTCCGTCGGCGGGGCCGACCGAGCTGTTCGGCTCGGCGGGGCGCTACCACGAGCAGGTGAGCCGCATGCTGGCCAGCGGGGCCGTCCTCGACAAGGGGATGGTCTACTTCGATGCGCGGCTGTCCGCGAAGTACCCGACGGTGGAGATCCGCGTGGCGGACGTCTGTCTGCGCGCGGAGACCACGGTCCTCGTCGCCGCGCTCGCCCGGGCCCTGGTGGAGACGGCCGCCCGCGACTGGCGGGCGGGCCGGCCGGCGGCCGGCCACAGCGTGAGCCTGCTCCGGCTGGCCGCCTGGCACGCCGCCCGCTTCGGCCTGAACGGAGATCTGCTGGACCCCGCGACGATGCGGCCCCGCCCCGCGCCCGAGGTGGCGCGCGCGCTGCTGGAGCACACCCGGGAGGCGCTCGCGGACAGCGGCGACGCGGCTCTGGCCGAGGAGGCCCTGGCCGCTCTGCTGCGCCGGGGCACCGGCGCGCGCGAGCAGCTCGGGATGCTGGACCGCACCGGCAGCCTGCGGGAGGTCGTCACCGAGTGCGTACGCCGCACCCAGGGCTGA
- the glgB gene encoding 1,4-alpha-glucan branching enzyme produces MALRDTALPEAAGPAPVTAAALETAERGRLLGGAHHDPHALLGAHPVPGGTLFRTLRPNARAVSVVADGTRSPLLSEGDGLFAAVLPYPQPPASYTLLVTYDDTEQEVHDPYRFLPAVGELDLHLIREGRHEQLWQALGAEPMTHQGVAGTRFSVWAPNAQGVRVAGDFTYWDGTQYPMRSLGASGVWELFLPGIGEGARYKFEITSRHGHRFLKADPMARRTEVPPDTASVVTASRYKWRDAKWMAHRGDTPVHQAPFSVYEVHLPSWRPGLTYRQLASELPAYVAELGFTHVELMPVAGHPFSGSWGYQVTSYYAPTPRLGSPDDFKYLVDALHRAGIGVIMDWVPAHFPKDDWALARFDGEPLYEPGDWRRAEHPDWGTYEFDFGRTEVRNFLVANAVYWCQEFHIDGLRVDAVASMLYLDYSRDSGQWEPNAFGGREDLDAVAFLQEMNATVYRRCPGVVTIAEESTAWDGVTRPTDSGGLGFGLKWNMGWMHDSLEYVQKEPVHRKYHHNEMTFSMVYAYSENYVLPISHDEVVHGKQALVSKMPGDWWQRRANHRAYLGFMWAHPGKQLLFMGQEFAQGAEWSEPHGPEWWLLGDDYHSAGDHRGVRDLVRDLNVTYRATPALWQRDTDPGGFRWVLCDAADDNVFAFLRFDAEGSALLAVSHFSPVVRRDYRLWVPDAFPAWQETLNTDDTRYGGSGAGAGEPGALLVPKDGCLRLTLPPLATVWLTPVR; encoded by the coding sequence ATGGCCCTGCGCGACACCGCGCTTCCCGAGGCCGCCGGTCCCGCGCCGGTCACGGCCGCCGCGTTGGAGACGGCCGAGCGTGGCCGGCTGCTCGGCGGCGCCCACCACGATCCGCACGCCCTGCTGGGCGCCCATCCGGTGCCGGGCGGCACCCTGTTCCGGACGCTGCGCCCCAACGCCCGCGCGGTGAGCGTCGTGGCCGACGGCACGCGCAGCCCGCTCCTGTCGGAGGGCGACGGTCTGTTCGCCGCCGTACTGCCGTACCCGCAGCCCCCGGCGTCGTACACGCTGCTGGTGACGTACGACGACACCGAGCAGGAGGTGCACGACCCGTACCGCTTCCTGCCCGCCGTCGGTGAGCTGGATCTGCATCTGATCCGGGAGGGCCGGCACGAGCAGCTGTGGCAGGCGCTCGGCGCGGAGCCGATGACCCACCAGGGTGTGGCCGGGACCCGCTTCTCGGTGTGGGCGCCCAACGCCCAAGGGGTGCGGGTGGCCGGGGACTTCACGTACTGGGACGGGACGCAGTACCCGATGCGTTCGCTCGGCGCGTCCGGGGTGTGGGAACTGTTCCTGCCCGGGATCGGCGAGGGCGCCCGGTACAAGTTCGAGATCACCTCCCGGCACGGCCACCGGTTCCTCAAGGCCGACCCGATGGCGCGGCGCACCGAGGTGCCGCCGGACACCGCGTCCGTCGTCACGGCGTCGCGCTACAAGTGGCGCGACGCGAAGTGGATGGCGCACAGGGGCGACACGCCCGTGCACCAGGCTCCGTTCTCGGTCTACGAGGTCCATCTGCCCTCCTGGCGACCAGGATTGACATACCGCCAGCTGGCTTCCGAACTACCCGCTTATGTCGCGGAGTTGGGCTTCACACACGTGGAGCTGATGCCGGTCGCCGGGCATCCCTTCAGCGGGTCCTGGGGGTACCAGGTCACCTCCTACTACGCCCCGACGCCCCGCCTCGGCTCGCCGGACGATTTCAAGTACCTGGTGGACGCGCTGCACCGGGCCGGCATCGGCGTGATCATGGACTGGGTGCCGGCGCACTTCCCCAAGGACGACTGGGCGCTGGCCCGCTTCGACGGGGAGCCGCTGTACGAGCCCGGGGACTGGCGGCGGGCCGAGCATCCGGACTGGGGGACGTACGAGTTCGACTTCGGGCGCACCGAGGTGCGCAACTTCCTCGTCGCCAACGCGGTGTACTGGTGCCAGGAGTTCCACATCGACGGGCTGCGGGTGGACGCGGTCGCCTCGATGCTCTATCTCGACTACTCACGGGACTCCGGGCAGTGGGAGCCGAACGCCTTCGGCGGGCGGGAGGACCTGGACGCGGTCGCCTTCCTCCAGGAGATGAACGCCACCGTCTACCGGCGCTGCCCGGGCGTGGTGACCATCGCGGAGGAGTCCACCGCCTGGGACGGGGTGACCCGGCCGACCGACAGCGGCGGGCTCGGCTTCGGGCTCAAGTGGAACATGGGCTGGATGCACGACTCGCTGGAGTACGTGCAGAAGGAACCGGTGCACCGCAAGTACCACCACAACGAGATGACCTTCTCGATGGTGTACGCCTACAGCGAGAACTACGTCCTGCCGATCTCGCACGACGAAGTGGTGCACGGCAAGCAGGCGCTGGTGTCGAAGATGCCGGGCGACTGGTGGCAGCGGCGCGCCAACCACCGCGCCTACCTCGGCTTCATGTGGGCCCATCCGGGCAAACAGCTGTTGTTCATGGGGCAGGAGTTCGCACAGGGGGCCGAGTGGTCCGAGCCGCACGGCCCCGAGTGGTGGCTGCTGGGCGACGACTACCACTCCGCGGGTGACCACCGGGGCGTGCGGGATCTCGTACGGGACCTGAACGTCACATACCGGGCGACGCCGGCCCTGTGGCAGCGGGACACCGATCCGGGCGGTTTCCGGTGGGTGCTGTGTGACGCGGCGGACGACAACGTATTCGCGTTTCTCCGGTTCGACGCCGAGGGGTCCGCCCTGCTCGCGGTCTCGCACTTCTCCCCCGTCGTCCGCCGCGACTACCGCCTGTGGGTTCCGGATGCCTTCCCCGCCTGGCAGGAGACACTGAACACGGACGACACGCGCTATGGCGGAAGCGGTGCCGGTGCCGGGGAGCCCGGGGCGCTGCTCGTGCCGAAGGACGGGTGTCTGCGGCTCACGCTGCCGCCGCTCGCCACTGTCTGGTTGACGCCCGTGCGCTGA